A DNA window from Selenomonas sp. oral taxon 126 contains the following coding sequences:
- the gp17 gene encoding tail completion protein gp17 has protein sequence MSVVRMVYQVLVRSKELTQLLAHGKKSIYHGRSPNAGTYPIIVYTVISDVPALSADGMEFERRVTVRIHILTKDGRFGEIHRAVQNALLPLGFVRVQTQEFVEKDIFVEITDYRTAVEGE, from the coding sequence ATGAGTGTTGTACGGATGGTGTATCAGGTACTTGTGCGCTCGAAGGAGCTGACGCAGCTTCTCGCTCACGGAAAGAAGAGCATCTACCACGGACGCAGTCCCAATGCGGGGACATACCCGATTATTGTCTACACCGTCATTTCCGACGTTCCTGCGCTCTCGGCAGATGGTATGGAGTTCGAGCGGCGCGTGACGGTACGCATCCATATTCTGACGAAGGATGGGAGATTCGGAGAGATTCATCGCGCTGTGCAGAACGCGCTTCTGCCACTCGGCTTTGTAAGGGTGCAGACGCAGGAGTTCGTTGAGAAAGATATATTCGTTGAAATTACAGATTACAGAACAGCAGTGGAGGGAGAATAA
- the gpG gene encoding phage tail assembly chaperone G gives METPKLHIAGREIVPHPPKMKVWREFLAFFDADKEGLSLEDFLDEHVSLIVLGFGREEVTKESVEEYVDVADIVPLTRALFRWIQALTFSKLVNLPNGDTEKEA, from the coding sequence ATGGAAACGCCGAAACTGCATATTGCGGGCAGGGAGATCGTGCCGCATCCTCCGAAGATGAAGGTGTGGCGCGAGTTCCTTGCCTTTTTTGATGCCGACAAGGAAGGTCTGAGCCTTGAAGATTTTCTGGACGAGCACGTCAGTCTGATCGTCCTCGGATTCGGTCGGGAGGAAGTTACGAAGGAATCCGTAGAGGAGTATGTCGATGTAGCGGACATTGTACCACTGACACGTGCGCTTTTCCGTTGGATTCAGGCACTCACCTTCTCCAAACTGGTGAACCTCCCAAACGGGGATACGGAGAAAGAGGCGTAG
- a CDS encoding major tail protein — protein MPSPTPTAKPAGNLTSGQFINIQKLHIAKMLTDVAGGAATYEAPIPLGKLLRKVDIKPQTNQAELFADGQSVDTASNTASYDLTFDTAALPLEYTAYLLGHAIENGVMKAGKDDVAPYFAVLFQSDKRNGKKRYTKFYKVQFTEPSESGNSKQESIQFDTPTLTAKAIYRLSDGLSYAKADEEAAGFAAETGSKWYEQV, from the coding sequence ATGCCAAGTCCAACACCAACAGCAAAGCCCGCCGGGAATCTTACGAGCGGGCAGTTCATCAACATCCAGAAGTTACATATCGCGAAGATGCTTACCGATGTGGCAGGAGGAGCGGCGACATATGAGGCTCCGATTCCGCTCGGGAAGCTCCTGCGCAAGGTGGACATCAAGCCGCAGACGAATCAGGCGGAGCTTTTCGCCGACGGTCAGTCCGTGGATACGGCATCCAATACCGCATCCTATGACCTTACCTTCGATACTGCCGCGCTTCCTTTGGAATACACGGCTTACCTTCTGGGACACGCCATCGAAAACGGCGTGATGAAGGCGGGCAAGGATGATGTCGCTCCGTACTTCGCCGTCCTCTTCCAGTCGGATAAGCGCAACGGCAAGAAGAGATACACCAAATTCTACAAAGTCCAATTCACGGAACCCTCGGAGAGCGGCAATTCGAAGCAGGAGAGCATTCAGTTCGATACGCCGACGCTGACGGCAAAGGCAATCTACCGTCTCTCCGACGGTCTGTCCTACGCCAAGGCGGATGAGGAGGCGGCGGGCTTTGCCGCAGAGACAGGCTCGAAGTGGTACGAGCAGGTATGA
- a CDS encoding phage head closure protein, translating into MSELRHRITILRPVTETDDEGNILSSSVQELSKAWALVLPFAAKISDGYAEKVQEVDYRIVIRYRMDVRVTDRIRWGDKTLTPIAPPYPLGGKKQWLMMECRELVEDG; encoded by the coding sequence ATGAGCGAACTGCGCCATCGAATCACTATTCTGCGTCCCGTCACGGAGACGGATGATGAGGGGAATATCCTCTCCTCGTCGGTGCAGGAGCTTTCAAAGGCGTGGGCGCTCGTTCTGCCCTTTGCCGCGAAAATCTCCGACGGATATGCGGAGAAGGTGCAGGAGGTGGATTACCGCATCGTCATTCGTTACCGCATGGATGTGCGAGTGACGGATCGTATCCGTTGGGGTGACAAAACGCTCACACCAATCGCGCCGCCCTATCCGCTCGGCGGGAAGAAGCAATGGCTCATGATGGAATGTAGGGAGTTGGTGGAGGATGGCTAG
- a CDS encoding HK97 gp10 family phage protein encodes MARYRGFVSAEKILSELGAEATAAAKEALAHGADDVVAEAKNRCPVYAGTDKRVVKGALRDSIHKRPRRRDGSVWRIAADAKSQDGVPYGVLVEFSPRINRPFLYPALDAKKDGIRSAMVDAVRSAIRRRGK; translated from the coding sequence ATGGCTAGATACCGAGGTTTCGTCTCTGCCGAGAAGATCCTTTCGGAACTCGGCGCAGAGGCGACGGCTGCGGCAAAGGAAGCACTCGCGCACGGAGCGGACGATGTGGTTGCAGAGGCAAAGAACCGCTGTCCCGTCTATGCAGGGACAGATAAGCGCGTGGTAAAGGGCGCACTCCGTGACTCCATCCACAAGCGGCCGCGCAGACGAGATGGCTCCGTCTGGCGCATCGCGGCGGATGCCAAATCGCAGGATGGCGTTCCCTATGGCGTACTCGTCGAGTTCAGTCCGCGCATCAACCGTCCGTTTCTCTATCCCGCGCTCGATGCCAAGAAGGACGGTATTCGCTCTGCCATGGTGGATGCCGTAAGGTCTGCGATACGGAGGAGGGGGAAATGA